The following are encoded together in the bacterium genome:
- a CDS encoding tetratricopeptide repeat protein produces MRSLFPYILAGTMVVLFLAPFSDIRGAQESDVVVNRESGDEYRDGLALYKKNDFKGALAHFERAYALDGRNINAQFACGLSLNGLKRYKEAAEAFARVIESDPANEKALRMLPVALDNAGDTGSALTAYDRGIEALPGNFYLRYGKALLYMKLGQQKNALPLLKKADELNPGKIEVLEKILIAYSDLGDIENAYKTAQIILTKDPGHARARVAVADYLRFNKKYREAIEEYTIASKNLETKAYAEHYIDVIRQTLEELDIEKEFEARQKQTR; encoded by the coding sequence ATGAGGAGTTTGTTTCCGTATATACTCGCGGGGACGATGGTCGTGCTTTTTCTTGCGCCTTTTTCGGATATCCGGGGCGCCCAGGAAAGTGATGTAGTCGTGAACCGGGAATCCGGAGACGAGTACCGCGATGGATTGGCCCTTTATAAGAAAAACGACTTTAAGGGGGCTCTCGCCCATTTCGAACGTGCCTACGCGCTCGATGGACGGAACATCAATGCCCAGTTCGCCTGCGGCCTGTCGCTGAACGGCCTGAAGCGCTATAAGGAAGCCGCCGAAGCCTTCGCGCGGGTAATCGAAAGCGACCCGGCCAACGAGAAAGCCCTGCGGATGCTGCCGGTCGCGCTGGACAACGCCGGTGATACCGGCAGCGCCCTCACTGCGTACGACCGCGGAATCGAAGCGCTTCCCGGGAATTTCTACCTGCGGTACGGTAAGGCGCTCCTCTACATGAAACTCGGCCAGCAAAAAAATGCTCTTCCCCTCCTCAAAAAGGCCGATGAGCTCAATCCCGGAAAAATCGAAGTTCTCGAAAAGATTCTCATCGCATACAGTGATCTTGGTGATATCGAAAACGCATATAAAACCGCACAAATCATCCTTACAAAGGACCCCGGGCACGCTCGCGCCCGAGTCGCTGTCGCCGATTACCTCCGCTTCAACAAGAAATACCGGGAGGCTATCGAGGAATACACTATCGCTTCGAAAAACCTCGAAACAAAAGCTTACGCCGAACACTACATCGATGTGATCAGGCAAACCCTCGAAGAACTCGATATCGAGAAGGAGTTCGAGGCGCGACAGAAACAGACCCGATAG
- a CDS encoding MotA/TolQ/ExbB proton channel family protein, translating to MTKETFLTYINDGGPLIMWTLVALFAVGVTITLWRLVVIFIAMFNTRRLYSKVYTALQDRNGGLAKATEICTKTAGPVATIVHAGLSRVHKGIDHVEKAVESAGAVEMAFLENGLVWLATIANVAPMIGFFGTVAGMISAFRSIAAAGDVEPSIVAAGISMALITTAGGLLVAIPIQMAYNLCVYLIDRIVVSMEENASKFVDTLVDLGYEAGVQ from the coding sequence ATGACAAAGGAAACATTTCTAACCTACATCAACGACGGCGGTCCGCTCATCATGTGGACACTGGTGGCTCTGTTCGCCGTGGGAGTGACCATCACCCTCTGGCGGCTCGTCGTCATTTTTATCGCAATGTTCAATACCAGGCGCCTGTACTCCAAGGTGTACACGGCACTCCAGGACAGGAACGGCGGACTCGCAAAGGCAACTGAAATCTGCACGAAGACAGCGGGTCCGGTGGCGACAATCGTCCATGCGGGTCTTTCACGGGTGCACAAGGGCATTGACCACGTCGAGAAGGCGGTGGAGAGCGCCGGGGCGGTTGAGATGGCATTCCTCGAGAACGGGCTTGTATGGCTTGCCACCATCGCAAATGTGGCGCCAATGATCGGGTTTTTCGGTACTGTCGCGGGTATGATCTCCGCGTTCAGGAGCATTGCCGCCGCCGGGGATGTCGAACCCTCGATTGTGGCTGCCGGAATTTCCATGGCGCTGATCACCACTGCGGGCGGTCTTCTCGTGGCGATACCCATACAGATGGCTTACAACCTCTGTGTGTACCTGATCGACCGTATCGTGGTATCCATGGAGGAAAATGCGAGCAAGTTCGTGGACACCCTCGTGGACCTCGGCTACGAAGCCGGTGTTCAGTGA
- a CDS encoding biopolymer transporter ExbD encodes MLKKRQRVRASIPTSTMADIAFLLIVFFLVTTSLSHDKGLGLTLPQYGASTRVPSRNITKVWINSAGEIMQDMELVSLDALEQRIKTMTGQNPLLIVSIKTDPAARYESFVDIIDAVKEAGNDKISIAQPDTE; translated from the coding sequence ATGCTGAAAAAACGACAACGGGTACGGGCGTCTATCCCCACCTCGACCATGGCGGACATCGCGTTCCTCCTGATCGTGTTCTTCCTCGTGACCACATCCCTCTCCCACGACAAGGGGCTGGGACTGACTCTGCCGCAGTATGGAGCATCGACGAGGGTGCCGAGCAGGAACATCACGAAAGTCTGGATCAACTCCGCCGGCGAGATCATGCAGGACATGGAGCTGGTCTCCCTCGACGCGCTCGAACAGCGGATTAAAACCATGACCGGGCAGAACCCCCTCCTCATCGTGTCGATCAAGACCGACCCCGCCGCCAGGTACGAGTCGTTCGTTGACATCATAGACGCTGTGAAAGAGGCTGGAAACGACAAGATATCAATTGCACAACCCGACACCGAGTGA
- a CDS encoding TonB family protein — protein MTSTSIIGFKNPRADLHKRSPRILLGSALVTIIAIGFGLNIPIVKQEKLEKKVKTPPVIIQLENIPETRQRVTAPAPKLAMPLEVSDDVSLDDVTIDDTSLDLNAPVSNEVKPVIIPEAVVEKAPVEEEIFEFFAVEEQPERIGEVAPAYPEEARKAGVQGTVFVRALVGKNGAVEKAEVMKGPELLKDAAIQAAMKTTFKPAKQNDMPVKCWVQMKYTFELEQ, from the coding sequence ATGACATCGACGTCCATAATCGGTTTCAAGAATCCACGCGCCGATCTCCACAAACGGTCGCCGCGTATTCTTCTCGGGAGTGCCCTTGTCACCATCATAGCAATCGGTTTCGGGCTGAACATTCCCATCGTGAAGCAGGAAAAACTCGAGAAAAAGGTGAAAACGCCGCCGGTCATCATCCAGCTCGAAAACATCCCGGAGACACGGCAGCGCGTGACCGCTCCCGCGCCGAAGCTCGCCATGCCTCTCGAAGTGAGCGATGATGTTTCGCTCGATGACGTCACCATCGACGATACGTCCCTCGACCTCAATGCTCCGGTCTCGAATGAGGTGAAACCGGTGATCATACCGGAGGCGGTCGTCGAAAAAGCGCCCGTGGAGGAGGAAATTTTCGAGTTCTTCGCGGTCGAGGAGCAACCGGAACGCATCGGCGAGGTAGCACCTGCCTATCCCGAGGAGGCGCGGAAAGCCGGTGTCCAGGGAACGGTGTTCGTCCGTGCGCTCGTCGGTAAGAACGGGGCCGTTGAAAAGGCCGAAGTAATGAAAGGGCCGGAGCTGCTCAAGGACGCCGCGATCCAGGCGGCGATGAAGACGACGTTCAAACCGGCGAAACAGAACGATATGCCGGTCAAGTGCTGGGTACAGATGAAATACACATTCGAGCTCGAACAGTGA
- a CDS encoding biopolymer transporter ExbD: protein MGRIRFKKRLKIEQDIPTGPMADISFLLIIFFMVTTVFVVYRGFPVDLPAAKRIDPLKSRRNVVSIWVGANGRTMVDEFTVNIEDIAGVVNGKLQENPRIIVQVKSDKDTPYRTISGVIEELKKANANRVSFIAKQEK from the coding sequence ATGGGCAGGATTCGTTTTAAAAAACGGTTAAAAATAGAGCAGGACATCCCCACGGGGCCGATGGCCGACATTTCGTTTCTATTGATCATTTTCTTTATGGTGACCACCGTGTTCGTGGTCTACCGTGGTTTCCCGGTCGATCTTCCCGCCGCAAAGCGTATCGACCCGCTTAAAAGCAGGCGGAACGTGGTAAGCATCTGGGTCGGTGCCAACGGCCGAACGATGGTGGATGAGTTCACGGTGAACATCGAAGACATAGCAGGTGTGGTCAACGGGAAGCTCCAGGAGAATCCCCGGATCATCGTTCAGGTGAAGTCTGACAAGGATACGCCTTACCGGACGATTTCAGGAGTCATCGAAGAGCTGAAGAAAGCGAACGCCAACCGGGTATCATTCATAGCGAAGCAGGAAAAATGA